The stretch of DNA TGTTTTTGCCAATCTAGTAAACATCAAAGAGATGTAGCAGATGTTTTcctttatattacttattttatccTAATGATTTTTTGTAGCTCTTTAGAGGtgaagatttttttataataaatttatttttttggatcccagggcggcgcagcggtttggctcctgcctttggcccagggcgcgatcctggagacccgggatcgaatcccacatcggggtcccagtgcatggagtctgcttctccctctgcctgtgtctctgcctctctctctgtctctctctctgtgtgactatcataaataaataaaaattaaaaaaaataaatttattttttattggtgttcaatttgccaacatacagaataacacccagtgctcatcccgtcaagtgccaccctcagtgcccatcacccagtcacccccaccccccgccctcctccccttgcaccactcccagttcatttcccagagttaggagtctttatgttctgtctccctttctgatatttcccacacatttaacccccttcccttatgttcccttacactattatttatattccccaaatgaatgagaacatataatctttgtccttctccattGACTCAtgtcactaagcataataccctccagttccatccacgttgaagcaaatggagggtatttgtcatttctaatggctgaggaataaccattgtatacatagaccacatcttctatatccattcatcttttgatagacaccgaggctccttccacagtttggctattgtggacattgctgctataaacatcggggtgcaggtgtcccagcgtttcattgcatatgaatctttggggtaaatccccaacagtgcaattgctgggtggtagggaaggtctatttttaactctttgaagaacctccacacagtattccagagtggctgcaccagttcacattcccaccaacagtgtaagagggttcccttttctccacattctctgcAACATtagtggtttcctgccttgttaattttccccattctcactggtgtgaggtggtatctcattgtggttttcatttgtatttccccgatggcaagtgttgcagagcattttctcatgtgcctgttggccatgtctatgtcttcctctgtgagatttctcttcatgtcttttgcccatttcatgattggattgtttctttctttggctttgagtttaataagatctttatagatcttggaaactagccctttatctgataagtcatttgcaaatatcttctcccattctgtaggttgtcttttagttttgttgactgtatcctttgctgtgcaaaagcttcttatcttgatgaagtcccaatagttcatttttgcttttgtttcttttgccttcatggatgtatcttgcaagaagttactgtggcagagttaaaaaatggtgttgcctgtgttctcctctaggattttgatggaatcatgtctcacatttagatctttcatccattttgagtttaagtATTGtgaaagagtggtctagtttcaatcttctgcatgtggatgtccaattttcccagcaccatttattgaagagagtgtctttcttccaatggatagtctttcctcctttatcgaatattagttgaccataaagttcagggtccacttctgggttctctattctgttccagtgatctatgtgtctgtttttgtgccagtaccacactgtcttgatgaccacagctttgtagtacaacctgaaatctggcattgtgatgcccccagctatggttttcttttttaaaattcccctggctattcggggtcttttctgattccacacaaatcttaaaataatttgttctaactctctgaagaatgtccatggtattttgatagagattgcattaaacgtgtaaattgccctgggtaacattgacattttcacaatattaattctgccaatccatgagcatggaatagttttccatctctttttatcttcctcaatatctttcagaagtgttctgtagtttctagggtatagatcccttacttcgttggttaggtttattcctaggtatcttatgcttttgggtgcaattgtaaatgggattgactccttaatttctctttcttcagtctcattgttagtgtacagaaataccactgacttctgggcattaattttgtatcctgccacactgccgaatcgctatatgagttctagcaatcttggggtggaggcttttgggttttctatgtagagtatcatgtcattggcgaagagggagagtttgacttcttctttgccaattcgaatgcctttaatgtctttttgttgtctgattgctgaggctaggacttccagtactatgttgaacagcagtggtgagagtggacatccctgtcttgttcctgatcttaggggataggctcccagtgcttccgcattgagaatgatatttgctgtgggctttttgtagatggcttttaagatgttgaggaatgttccttctattcctacactctgaagtgttttgatcaggaatggatgctgtattttgtcaaatgctttctctgcatctaatgagaggatcatatggttcttggtttttctcttgctgatatgaagaatcacattgattgttttacgagtgttgaaccagccttgcatcccagggataaatcctacttggtcatgttGTGCTAACCTTTAGtatattgttgtatcctattggctagtatcgtgttgagaatttttgtatccatatttatcagggatattggtctataattctgctttttggtggggtctttgtctggttttggaattagggtgatgctggcctcatagaacgagtttggaagtactccatctctttctatctttccaaacagctttagtagaataggtatggtttcttctttaaacgtttgatagcattccccagggaagccatctaggcctggacttttgtgtcttgggaggtttttgatgactgcttcaatttcttccctggttattggcctgttcaggttttctatttcttcctgttccagttttggtagtttgtggttttccagaaatgcgtccatttcttctagattgcctaacttattggcgtatagcagttcataatatgtttttaaaatcatttgtatttccttggtgtcggtagtgatctctcctttcgcattcatggttttattaatttgagtctcctctctcttctttttaatcaggctggctaatggtttatctatcttattaatactttcaaagaaccaactcctggttttgttcatctgttttactgttcttctggtctctatttcattgagttctgctcgaatctttattaattctcttattctgctgggtgtaggatctatttgcttttttttctctagcttctttaggtgcaaggttagcttttgtatttgagttctttccagtttttggatgatGCTTGTATTgcatgtatttccccctcaggactgtttttgctgtatcccaaagattttgaatgattgtatcttcattctcattagtttctatgaatctttttaattctactctaatttcctggttgacccttttatcttttagcaggatggtccttaacctccacgtgtttgaaatccttccaagcttttttttgtgatttagttctaatttaaaagcattatcatctgaaaatatgcaggggacgatcccagtcttttggtaccaTTTAAGACATGATTtctgacccagtatgtggtctattctggagaaagttccatgtgcacttgagaagaatgtgtattcagttgcgtttggatgtaatgttctgtaaatatctgtgaaatccatctggtccagtgtatcatttaaagctcttgtttctttggagatgttgcgcttagaagacctgtcgattgtaaagcgctacattgaagtcatcaagtataagtgtattattatctaagtatgtcttaactttggttattaattgattgatatacttggcagctcccacattcggggcataaatattcatgattgttaagtcctcttgttggatagatcctttaagtatgatatagtgtccctcttcaactCTCACtgcagtcttcgggataaactttagtttatctgatataaggatggctacctctgctttcttttgaggacaatttgaatgataaatggttctccaatcttttattttcaggctgtaggtgtccttctgtctaaaatgagtcgataaaccattagccagcctgattaaaaaggagagaagactcaaattgataaaatcatgaatgagaaaggagagatcactaccaacaccaaggaaatacaaacgattttaaaaacatattatgaacagctatacaccaataaattaggcaatctagaagaaatggacgcatttgtggaaagccacaaactaccaaaactggaacaggaagaaatagaaaacctgaacaggacaataacctgggaggaaattgaagcagtcataaaaaacctcccaaggcacaaaagtccaggcccagatggcttcccaggggaattctatcaaatgtttaaagaggaaaccatacctattctactaaagccgtttggaaagatagaaagagatggagtacttccaaaatcattctatgaggccagcatcaccttaattccaaaaccagacaaaaaccccaccaaaaaaggagaattatagaccaatatccctgatgaacatggatgcaaacattctcaacaagatactagacaataggatccaacagtacattaagaaaattattcaccatgaccaagtaggatttatcccctggacacaaggctggttcaacactcgtaaaacaattatgtgattcatcatatcagcaagagaaaaaccaagaaccatatgatcctctcattagatgcagagaaagcatttgacaaaatacagcatcgatTTCTGATCAAAAcgcttcagagtgtagggatagaaggaacattcctcaacatattaaaggccatctacgaaaagcccatagcaaatatcatctcaatggggaagcactgggagcctttcccctaagatcaagacagggatgtccactctcaccactgctattcaacatagtactggaagtcctagcctcagcaatcagacaacaaaaagacattaaagacattcgaattggcaaagaagaagtcaaactctccctctttgccgatgacatgatactctacatagaaaacccaaaagcctccaccccaagattgctagacttatacagcaatttggtagcatggcaggatacaaaatcaatgcccagaaatcagtggcatttctatacattaacaatgagactgaagaaagagaaattaaggagtcaattccttttacaattgcacccaaaagcataagatacctaggaataaacctaaccaaagaggtaaaggatctataccctaaaaaatatagaacacttatgaaagaaattgaggaagacacaaagagatggaaaaatattccatgctcatggattggcagaattaatattgtgaaaatgtcaatgttacccagagcagtttacacgtttaatgcaatctatcaaaacaccatggactttcttcagagagttagaacaaattattttaagatttgcgtggaatcagaaaagaccccaaatagccaggggaattttattttattttattttatttattattatttttatttttttagccaggggaattttaaaaaagaaaaccatagctgggagcatcacaatgccagatttcaggttgtactacaaagctgtggtcatcaagacagtgtggtactggcacaaacacagacacatagatcactggaacagaatagagaacccagaagtggaccctgaactttatggtcaactaatattcgataaaggaggaaagactatccattggaagaaagacactctcttcaataaatggtgctgggaaaattggacatccacatgcagaagaatgaaactagaccactctctttcaccatacacaaagataaactcaaaatggatgaaagatctaaatgtgagaatagattccatcagaatcctagaggagaacacaggcaacactgtTTTGGAACTTGGCCACGGTAATTTCTtgaagatacatccatgaaggcaaaagaaacaaaagcaaaaatgaactattgggcttcatcaagataagaagcttttgcacagcaaaggatacagtcaacaaaactaaaagacaacctacagaatgggagaagatatttgcaaatgacttatcagataaagggctagtttccaagatctataaagatcttattaaactcaaagccaaagaaagaaacaatccaatcatgaaatgggcaaaagacatgaagagaaatctcacagaggaagacatagacatggccaacatgcatatgagaaaatgctctgcatcactggccatcagggaaatacaaatccaaaccacaatgagataccacctcacaccagtgagaatggggaaaattaacaagacaggaaaccactaatgttggagaggatgcggagaaaagggaaccctcttacactgttggtgggaacgtgaactggtgcagccactctggaaaactgtgtggaggttcctcaaagagttaaaaatagacctgccctatgacccagcaattgcactgttggggatttaccccaaagatacagattcaatgaaacgctgggacacctgcaccctgatgtttccagcagcaatgtccataataggcaaactgtggaaggagcctcggtgtccatcgaaagatgaatggataaagaagatgtgctctatgtatgcaatggaatattactcagccattagagtaatacccgccatttgctttgacatggatggtattggagggtattatgctgagtgaagtaagtcaatcggagaaggacaaagattatatgttctcattcatttggggaatataaataatagtgaaagggaatataagggaagggagaagaaatgtgtgggaaatatcagaaagggagacagaacataaagactcctaactctaagAAACGAAAGAGGGGTGGTGGAAGCagcggagggcggggggtgggggtgactgggtgatgggcactgagggtggcacttgacgggatgagcactgggtggtattctgtatgttggtaaactgatcaccaataaaaaataaatttattataaaaaagtaaaaaataaaatgagcctcttgtagacagcagatagataggtcttgcctttttatctagtctgaaaccctgtgtcttttaatggggtcattaagccctttcacgtttagagttactattgaaagttatgaatttattgtcatcatgatacctatgcAGTCCctatatttgtggatttttcccttggacttcctctattaTAGAATTCCctctaatatttcttgcagagctggctttgtggtcacatattctgTCAGTTTCTGCCcttcttggaagctctttatctcctcttctatacgaatgagagccttgctcaataaagtattcttggttgtatgttcttctcatttagaaccctgaatatatcctgctagccctttctggtctgccagttCTCGGTTGAGAGGTCtcctgttaatctaatatttctccccataaatgttagagatttcttgtctctccGCAAGTAAAGATTATAGTTGACATTGAAATTCTGCAGGTTCAAAactgtgtgtatttatttttcttttttcttttttggctcaaTGCTTACAACCTGATTCACTCTCTTTTGAAGTAATACTAGCAGACGACAGTAATACAAAGACTCAAGCCATCCAGCAGCAAACCTAGAAAGCCAAGGTAAATGAAGGGAATATTCCATAACAATAGGCTCCACAGGGCACAACCACACAGGGTGGGGTGGTTGGTGGGGAAAGATCAAGAAGGAGTATCTGACACTGTCACAAAACCCACCTTAAGATCTTGGGACTGAGCAATGACCATGAAAAGAAGCCTTGCTTCTTGGTCTATGCAGTCAGCAATTTAGAAATCGCTGTCAGTGCCTCCTTAGGGTAGCATAGAATCCTGGAGTGTCTGGGCTCATTTAGTGAGAGAACAGAGCAGGGATACCAGGCCAGGAAACATGCCCAAGAGGACTCATTAACATCCTGTTTCCAGGACCAGCATTTGCAGGGGAGCACCATTTCACCTGAGCAGTAAGTCCCTGGGAATGTAGAAGTGAAATAAAGTAGAGAGAGTGGGGTCATGGGAGAAGAAGCAAGAACAGCCTCCCCAGGGACAGGCACAGCAAGGTCTCCCTCGGGTAGCTCTTCCCATATCTACTTCCTCCAGATTCCTGCTGCTTTCATCTTTGCTCCAGACCCCAGCAAGAGTAAATGACAGTCTGAGCATCTGGACCCAAGCACTGAGTCTGACAACTTCTCCAGAGGAGCTGGATGGGTTCTCACCTGGAGAACTGAGTGATGGAAGCAGTTTCTCCTAATTCTCCACAGCTGTGAGAACAGGAAACCCATCTCTGAAGGAAGAGCTCCACGGAAACTGCCCAAGGACTGTATTTGTCCTCTGTCTCTATTACATCCCCAGACAAGACCTCTAGAGGACCAGAAGGACCAGATGCCGCCCTGACGCCTGCCTTGGTCAGACTCCTCAGACTCTTAACTCAACTTGGCAAAATTTAAACCAGTTGGAAACTGCTGGAAAAGCTCActctttccccatttctttttttctttctttccctatttCTACAGGACAATCTTGACCCTCAACCCCCAGGGCAGTTTGCATGGTTGGGCAACTCAGCTTCTCATTACCTGAGGTAAAAACTTTGTCTCTCTTTCAGGGAAGTATGCATCCTCTAGATACATTGAGTTGAGAAACAGGGCCCAAAGCAGACCCTAAGAACTTAAgctactctgtcttccaggttcTCTGTACTCTGTCCTAAGGCCCCATAGTCCTGTTTttctaaatatgaagaaaaatgaatgaaaatgaagaaagagtcTATGCTACATCCCAGGTCTGAGTGTCTGCTTCCTGGTGGGAGTATCAGTACCTGTCCTTAGAGCACAGGCTTTGCCGGCCTCTGCTAGAGGACTATTGAACCTCTCTGGTAATAAATGCCTCCAAATCAAGGGCCATCTAAAAATCAATGATCTGTCTTTCATATGCTCTAAAACCTTTCCACCATTAAAATCCTGTAAGCCCAGAAGAGACCAGTAAAAGAACCAGTGAAATATCCTAATTAGAAGCCACAATGTAGGGAAAGACTTAGAGATATGTTTCCCTTACAGATTCTTTGATGCATGGTCAGAATTGGACTATCGCCTAGTTCCCATGATGTATGACCTTGATAGTTGTTAATCCCAGGTTCCTGTCTCTTCTAACTTTTCTCTGGGGGTGGGTGAAATACACTAACGGTTGCTCTCCAGAACAGGAGTTTATCCTCTTTATCTCTGTGGCTCTTCAATCCAGTGTAGATATTCTGTCCCAGCAGGAGGGAGAACAAGGATCTGGGTCAGGTGCAGGAGAAGGAGGGTAGGCTTATTGAGCCTGATTACAACATGTAGCACATGCTCTTTTGCTGCCAGCACCTTTCAATCATTTCTCCCAAAGACAAACATTCTGGTCTTTCTGGGCAGGGCCTCCTCTTCAGAGTTTTGAGTTCTCCCAGGCTTGCATGTTTTCATAACCTGTAATAAAACACCTATGTTGTCATTGAGCCTAAAGGTTTAGCTCATAAAAGCAACACCACATCAAACACACCAAACCCTCATCTCAGTCTAGAATCCCTTCTGCACATGGAGAGCGTGGTGGTTACTGGTCCAGAGGGATGACTGAGGTGGACATAGTTTAGCTCTTCCTGTGAGGCTTACATCTACAGCCTTGAGTGCTACAAACAAATGTAGACCTAAGGTATATGGACAATGAAGTGGAAGTGCTTTGTTGAAGTCACAGTTCTGTACctgctttaggattttctattcaGAACAGGTCTGTTAGGGCACTAACTGGGGATTTAAATCATGAGACAATCATTATACTTAAAACATAGGTACAAAAATAACCAAGGGCTTGGGTGCCAGGATATTGCTTTCTATTGAGAGAGAGATGATTTAATCATTCTGGAAAGATGCATATTGAGGTTTGATGTCCTGCATGATATTTTCTTGTAGTGACCTCTTAATATTTAGCCATTGCTGTGATGATTGCTCTCCATTTGGATGCTTCCTTCATCAAGATACAATTAAAAGTGTTAGAACCTGAGAGATCAAGAGGTCAAATCCATGTCCAGTAGGAAAGACATCACCTCTCTGGATTCACATTGGCCATCATCAGGAGCCTGTGATGTTACAAACGAGGGGCCACCTTAGCCAACATTCACTGAGAATGTGTTTGCTTCTAGGCAACTGAAGAAACAACACAGAATGGAGTACTGGAACTCCACCTTGGGCAGTGGCTTTATATTGATGGGGATTCTGAATGACAGTGGGTCTCCTGAACTGCTCTGTGCCACAATCACTGTCCTATACATGTTGGCTCTGACCAGCAATGGCCTGCTGCTCTTGGTCATCACAGTGGATTCCTGGCTCCATGTGCCCATGTACTTCCTGCTCGGCCAGCTCTCACTCATGGACCTCCTCTTCACATCTGTTGTCACTCCCAAGGCCCTCGTGGATTTTCTGCAGAGTGAATACACGATCTCCTTTGGAGGCTGTGCCCTTCAGATGTTTCTGGCATTGGCGCTGGGTAGTGCAGAGGACTTGCTGCTGGCCTTCATGGCCTATGACAGATACGTGGCCATATGTCATCCTCTGAACTACATGGTTTTCATGAGGCCAAGGGTCTGCTGGCTCATGGTGGCCACGGCCTGGATCCTGGCATTTCTGAATGCTCTAGGCCATACCTTGTATACCATGCACTACCCTTTCTGTAAAGTTCGGAAGATCAGGCACCTGCTCTGTGAGATTCCTCCTTTGCTGAAGTTGGCCTGTGCAGATACCTCCCGATATGAACTCTTGGTGTATGTGACAGGAGT from Canis lupus dingo isolate Sandy chromosome 21, ASM325472v2, whole genome shotgun sequence encodes:
- the LOC112667936 gene encoding olfactory receptor 2AG2-like, with amino-acid sequence MEYWNSTLGSGFILMGILNDSGSPELLCATITVLYMLALTSNGLLLLVITVDSWLHVPMYFLLGQLSLMDLLFTSVVTPKALVDFLQSEYTISFGGCALQMFLALALGSAEDLLLAFMAYDRYVAICHPLNYMVFMRPRVCWLMVATAWILAFLNALGHTLYTMHYPFCKVRKIRHLLCEIPPLLKLACADTSRYELLVYVTGVTFLLMPLSAIVASYVLILCTVLHMPSNEGKQKALVTCSSHLTVVVMYYGAATFMYVLPSSLHSPRQDNIISLFYTVVTPALNPLIYSLRNQEVMGALRRVLGKYMLPTHCTF